atattaaaaaaatatttcattttacaaCGTCAAGAGACAATCGGAAGCATTTGTATCAccataaaatgtaaaattagaaaaaaaactatcgTATCTTAACTtcactttaataaattttataaaaaaaattccatactCACTTTGACTTTTTCAACAACTCGAGCGACATAATCCCTGTTTCTATTGGAAGGTATACCATATACGGCAGCTTTCAAATTAGCAGCTGCCACAACATAATCCAAATGTAAAGGATTGTTCACATCAAAGGTGAGCGGTTCAGGACATCTCTTCGGTCCCGACCAAAACAATTGTCCCGTACTGGTCAATTGATCCGGTGGGAAATTGAACAAAAGCTGCCTTATTTGATTGGAATACTGTTCTTGCCAATGGTTGCGCGCCCAAGCTACGCAATCGTTGAAATCTTTCGGTCTTTCGTCGATCAAAGCTGATTTAACGGATTCCAATACCTCCAAGGGTTGTACACCAGGTAATTTAAGAGTTCTATCAATGAAATCTGGATCGGTTAAATATTGAGAAGCGTTTTCGGCGTTCTGTTTGAATAAACCTTCAAACATATCTCTGGCCCATTGCAGAGTGTGTTCGATGGCGTTGGGGAAGTTCTTTAAAGTACAAATCGGAATGCTCTTTTCGGGGGGATCTTGAGAGGAACTGTACGATTCCGAAAGGAAAGGTACCACGACCTGTGTGTTACCCTTAGTACCGAGCGTGCCAGATTCTAACAGAGGTTTACGATAATAGACGCATCTTCTGTCCATGTAAATTCTAGCGTCTACGTTATCCAGAGCGTTGGCGACGCCGTCCAAATTTTCGAAGAAATCGTCGTTGTAGACGTTTTCAGTTTCGGGTCCAACTCTATTTTCGTGAGCTACGATATTTATATCCGGGTTCATTTTCTTTATGACctacacatattttttattttgataaaaaatcgttaaaataaaaaacagaaaaatgaagaaaatgttgtgaaaaagagataaaaagaaaaattttccattttttgaactCAGTTATAGAACCGATTATAAGAATTCGAGAGGAAGGAAAGttgtagaaaatatcaaaaaaaaccagagaaaaatattcatttcaagtCATCAGGTgtttagaaaagttaaatttagtaaaaaatggaTAAggagacaaaaaaattatgaatttgtaatgaatcacaaatttattatcattttataactTTAGATATGTGCCCAAacaagatttttgttaatatttgaaaaaaaaaaagattcagGAAAATCATGAATTTACTGATGATGTCCAATAGATCCAACAAAtagaagtttttttcaatatatcaaggaccatagacaaaaaatatttaatgaaaaactatcaaaaatgcaatgaaaaactttattttatgaattcagctgaagataaaatttttattagaattcgAGAGGAAAGTTAGCAAGTTACTAAatcaattttgaggttaaaaacacacaaaaaacaatttaaatggTACATACCTTTGCAGCCGTAGCAGATTTCGATTGTTGAACATTGTGAGGTCTAAACAGAAACTGTCTATTCAAATTAGATTTCTCAATTAGATCCATATCTGTAACAGTAACTTGTCCTTCTGTTCCTATTCCCATCATAGcaaaatttttcaacagttcACATCCTATAGCACCGGCTCCAACAACAAAGTACTTCAATTGtgctaaatttaaaaaaatataataacaaatcgAGTTTATCCCAAGTGAATTCTATTTACCGagttttttctgaaattctGATCCAAATACGGCTATTTGTCCATCGTATCTGGTACCTTTAGGTGCTGCCAATTGTTCTGTAATTTCTGTTTTATCTTTCGGTAAGCATTCGATAGCATCAAAGTACATCCATTGATAAATCGGATGGAATTTACCAGAACAGGCTTTCATTACTTCTTGGGCCACTATACCACCAACAGTGGCGTTCATAGGGTTTAAATCACCAGATGATATCTGGGAAATTAGTATAAAGGAAAGGGATAATCTATTATTATTAGACACAAACGAATTTTTAATCATTAGTCATATTGTtcaaaagaatttaaattttttaattgtgaaaattgtttggcagtcaacgtgttgaATATAACTTTGATTTACGACAGCAATAATTGCACTTTCTAACaagaaaattaagtttttagcGATTTTACCAATCAAAAACAAAAGGACTATAATTAAAATGCTACATTACCTTGGCAAAAGTTTCGAGTAAATCACAATCAATTTCGGTATTGGAGTCACCATTAGAAGCGAGAGCCTTGGCTAAAATAACAAATTCTGCAGCGTCTTCGTCATTCCAAGGCTTCGGTAATCTACCATTCTTCTCAACAAATTGGTGTAAAGCGGTAAAAGCTAAATGAAGTTGAACTGTTTGATCCATTTTAGTATAATCGACGATAACAAATTCAGGATTTTGTAAGGAATCCTTGAACGATTTAAACTGAAGTTGTTTGGGCATTTTAACTTGAGTTACAATTCCACCTCGtacgtattttgaaaatttactagTATCACCGATACTGAAAGTGTAAGGTCCCAATACTTTGATTTTAATTGGCTCACAGTTATTTAGTTCTGTCATGCCTTGCACTTCTGAGAAAGTAACATAATCCCCATCTTCCATACCGTGTCTCGTGTCATCAATACAAGTAACTATACTTTCTACATCACTAGATATATCTGCTATCATCGCCGATACCGGAGATTCTCCATTTACATCGACGACTGTGAAAGAACTAccgaaatcacaaaaaatttgagaaaataagcCTTTAGTATCGGCTACGATTAAGGCAATGTTATTTTCGTGTGTTAATTCGCCGATACGTAGCTGTTCAGCTCGGGTACTTACAGTTAAAACTACGACACTAAATTTCTTGACGAAATCTTCGTTAAGGGAACCTACATAAGCTTTAGTTGGAACGTAAGTGTTGAGTTCGGAGAGTTGTTTACAGCAAGCTTCCGcacgattttttccaatatcgGCTTCAGTTAAATAAAACTGAGACGACAAATCTTGAATAGTGCAAACAGCCTCATCATGAAGAGTCACTGATTTGACACCACCGAGGATcacattttttgcaatttcaacTCCCAAACCACTTAATCCTGATATTAGTACATCACTATTCGCCATACGACGCATAGCATCATGTCCCAAAACGTAAAGTTGTCTTGAGTAAAGTCCTTCGTCGATATCAGCAGTGTTTGATGATCCAGAAGCTTCATTATTCGCCATTTCGGGGGTAGCTATATTTGAGTCAAGCTTCCGTTTCTTAGTTGGAGGATCAATGGAACTCTCTGGTATTCCAGCACTAGACATCGGACACAAAGACACAATTTTATGAGTCTGCTTTTATATATTATCGCTTAAAACAATCATATAATCACTTTTTTAACCGGCACAACATGTAAAACGTAGGCTAAAAAATGAACGGAATGATGGACAAACGACAAAGAAAGAGATTTGTCACGCAGAATCTAAATCATGCGcagaaaattgttaaatttaacTAACACCaacactaaatttttatttttactatattaattatttcaataaagtaactaaattaattatagataataatataaaattttgagatgaTATACTGAAAACTACGTTACCTGTAAATGTGAAAAATGTATGGTTAGAAATTTTAGAGTAACATAACATAAAGGACGATAAAACAGAATTGTCAAACTAacacagtttttatttatgtataaatgaCATGTCATTATTTGCGATTATAACTTAAGCTAAGTTTACAATTTTGCAAAAGCGCTAATAAAAATGATCCATTTCTTAAATTAcatacattattatttaaattacgCACCTCagagttttaaataaaaacagtaGTTTAAATATTGATCCTGGATCATAAAATTGATCGACTATCGATTTATGCTTAATTCGTAGTGCACGCTACAACAAAGTCAACgctgaattttatgaaaaaagttgaCAGATAGTCGTCTTCCTATGTTCGTTTATATATAATGTGTTGTACTGTGTGACAATTatcgaaaattgaatttttgaaattgagattgtttttaattttgacgaaaattaattgaattctatcatttatattcaatgttttatatgaataaGTGGTAgttttagtttatatatatatatatatatatatatatatatatatatatatatatatatatatatatataaaagggTTCAATCGATCAAAAATCCATATTTAAGTtacattcatttttcaaaatggcACCCTTTTACTTCAAGATTTGTTTTgttatgataattataatttttgggATTGTTTCATttggtatttatatttattttgtatacataACGTTTCTATGAGGCCCTGTTCAAGAAAAAGGTTCTCACTATACAAGATAACATAATcttttgtaaaacaaaaaaaaaacaaataaaatcgtATAGCTTCATTACGTTTCacgtaaaaatgaaatttacgTAGTGTTTATTATTCGGTGCTTAAGGTGCATTGGTCTCAGCATAAATGCGGCCATgtgatgaaataattttaataaactataatatattcaaataattttaataaataaatataaataaattcaatattcctttaaatttttagaaatacaatATTGGACAAATGACAAggagataaaaaagaagaagaaaaagcaaCAGTgggttgttttatatatatatatatatatatatatatatatatatatatatatatatatatatatatatatatttaatttttaatgaacgTACGAGGGTGGTCCCAAAAGTACATAGCACAACAaagaaacttatttatttttttttcacattatttttaacTTACTAAGCAAAAAAGTTTGtggaaaaactttttcaaaatataataacgGTTTTTTAATCGTGAAACgatttttactttaattttcttcgttttcttaattatttcttcaatttctattGTGAAAAATACGGGAAGCTTAAGAATtagaagaatatttgaaaaaaatgttttgaaattgattttatccATTCAATGATGAAGATTGATATTAACACGTTTCTTTATTTCTCTTATAGGTTATAAAGTGCGTTTTAATTCGAAATCGGCGGTTACGTAAAGGTAGGTGGTTGATGAGGTGattaacaaaaatagtaaaacaattatttcaattttttcgacGTTTCTACtcaattttattagaattttacaaaactttacaaattttctaacaatttgattaaaaattttatgaattttttcatgtgAATATATTAACATTcgtaaattcaaaaaattttcaattttattttaatgttttgtacaattttaggGGGGAGACtgggaatattttgaaaaattagattccatgcaataaatttttttttttatttaattttgatgaaatttactatttttgttaCTTCACGAGCGTGCCTGGTAATTTTTACTTTACAGCATCGTTGATGTTTCCCTATTCCCTCTCCTGGTGTCCTGGTGCGATTAGAGTCGAATTATAGggcagattttttttaaattaatagaaattcataaaaaaacatttaaaaatatttcttttcgcaatatataaaaaaaatatttaattagagACAGAAAAATcaagatataattaaattttaaaatatttaatgatatgaaattttattatactcaTAGAATTGCAAATACTGTTTTTGCAATAACGAAGAAggttttgaatagaaaaaaatcgatcaaaaaattgaaaatattcaaaaaagtttcggaaatattgaaaaattttaattaaattccatAGATGTTGTTAGGTTactttcgaaaattattatcaatttaaattagGGTCTATCAGAGTGTGTACCTTCGGAGGAGCAGAAGTCGATGGCGGAGACGAAGAAAAAGCGGCAGCGGGAGCAGCagattgtttttatataatttttgtgtgGAATGAATAATTGTTGATCACGTGATTATCCTCGGGTACAATAAGGACTCgtagtttttagaaaatcttttcattcatttcaatttaatcaatttttaatcgTTTAATACATTTCCCGGATTACTCAGAACAGTTCGCAAATTTGGGAGACACCGTTCAACAAGATATcttcaaaattagattttttaatcgcagaattattcaaaattttttatctcacataatttttatcaattttcgttcgaaattgttttatttttaatttcttcgtattaataactaattttttgattaattactttaacagtatataaaaaaaaataaaagattcgAAATTCAACATCTAgttgatatattttaattatacaggatgtccgaTTTTGTTGATGTTGACGCGATTATCTCTCAAATGACTTTTCGAGCACTCCGGTAAGATTTTCTTTGACTACGAGGACGAGGCTGTTGGGTTAagctaatttttttcgaaaaattagtTCCCTAGAAACGACAAGTACTGGCTTGAGGTTGCTCTAACGTAGTGGACTAACAAGTCAGTGCTATGGGGATGATTATGTGATGTATGCCTTAATGTCAGTGATAAATGTGGAAACGCAACCACCGCGGTTCGGTTAGTGCTAGTGATAAATAGTGATAATGGAGAAGAATAAACTATTGATACCAATGAGTgagttataaaatttattattacaaaataatttcaggATTCTTTaaactttcatttattaattactcgtatttctaatataaattaaaaactatttttgtttgctaacgattacattaaaaaaactttgaaaataagtGATGAAAAATTGTGGAATTTATCATTTGTAAAGGTGTGatgtgaattttaataaaacaatcaatatcttttaaattttaatgctaaaacaggaatttttttatcgatatattGACGTATACGTGgatttttcaactaatttcttCATCGTTTAACGAAATCATACTGCCGAAAActtctgaattatttttttgtttgctgTCGCGTCTTGCTACCGAAAATCTTCTTTGGTCTTCATTTAGTTCTACGTCATCTTTTAAATCGCTTGTAGGtctttaacaaataatttttataaataattacgCATTCGAATTGGATTATTCACGAGTGGGAAAGGACTAGCTACGAATTATTCActtacttttttatgtttttatcttGAGTTTGTGGTGTTTGCAAACGACGATTTTTCGTTTGATTTTCTTCTGTTGTATTATGCTTGAGGTGACTTTTTATTTggttactataaaaaaatatttttttttcaatgaattaaaCAGTTATAGTACAAATTTGGGTTGTATTACATCATAATTTCCGAAAAACCCTGTATGTATTAacggaaattaaaaatatccaattttattTTACCTGTTCCCTATTTGGCGTTTGTCTAGTTCCTTTTTAATGGATTCTGGAATATTCtgcaaaaaatgatattttctgagATAAATTAACATATACGAGGGtgttaaaaagttttattgttgttgttggaTGACGTTGAGTACAAATATACTGGAAATCGTCGTCaactttatttcaaatggaacttaatattttatttttgtatacatacatgtatacacaATGAATTATACCAAACATAAAGTATTTTCGagatatttcaatgtttttccaaattttgaaaaaaaccttCCTAAATAACGAAGCTAATGACGTCAAATTCTAACCTATAAACAACAAGCACCTGCTCTTTAGCTTCATATATGCatgtaattcaaattttatacagggtacTTCAAACTTGGGCGCCGACACGCACAATTTAAAGCATTTATAAGTTGCCTACTTTAAATAGAATACTTTGTCGTTTATTACCTAAATTTTCTGCTAATTCGtttggtattttatttcttatacccaaatccaaacattttttgaatattttattatcttagTTAAAACATACATTAGTAAAGGTCTTAgaaaactactttttttttcaaaaataaatggatatttGTTGCCAAAGACTTCTTTTTTGACATGTAACTgttaatttgtttcaaaaacaaaGTGTGTTTATCTGTAGACACTGCTTTTTcctaaaacaatttattatttgtcgTCAGATTCAgtctttccaaaaatataagGCTCATTTACCCctttttcagtaatatttttcaaaattaagccgccatatgtctttagagactatgttttttgaaaacgaatcgtcatttgtttttggtagtaatattttcaaaattaagtcgccatatgtctttagagactttctttttcgaaaacgaatcgtcatttgtttttggtagtaatatttttcaaaattaagccgtcatatgtctttggagactgtctttttcgaaaacaaatcgtcatttgtttttggtagtaatatttttcaaaattaagccgtcatatgtctttggagactgtctttttcgaaaacgaatcgtcatttgtctttgcaggtgatatttttcaaaattaagtcgccatatgtctttagagactttctttttcgaaaacgaatcgtcatttgtttttggtagtaatatttttcaaaattaagccgtcatatgtctttggagactgtctttttcgaaaacaaatcgtcatttgtctttgcaggtgatatttttcaaaattaagccgccatatgtctttagagactatgttttttgaaaacgaatcgtcatttgtttttggtagtaatattttcaaaattaagtcgccatatgtctttagagactttctttttcgaaaacggatcgtcatttgtttttggtagtaatatttttcaaaattaagccgtcatatgtctttggagactgtctttttcgaaaacgaatcgtcatttgtctttgcaggtgatatttttcaaaattaagtcgccatatgtctttagagactttctttttcgaaaacgaatcgtcatttgtttttggtagtaatatttttcaaaattaagccgtcatatgtctttggagactgtctttttcgaaaacaaatcgtcatttgtttttggtagtaatatttttcaaaattaagccgtcatatgtctttggagactgtctttttcgaaaacaaatcgtcatttgtttttggtagtaatatttttcaaaattaagccgtcatatgtctttggagactgtctttttcgaaaacgaatcgtcatttgtttttggtagtaatatttttcaaaattaagccgtcatatgtctttggagactgtctttttcgaaaacaaatcgtcatttgtttttggtagtaatatttttcaaaattaagccgtcatatgtctttggagactgtctttttcgaaaacgaatcgtcatttgtctttgcaggtgatatttttcaaaattaagtcgccatatgtctttagagactttctttttcgaaaacgaatcgtcatttgtttttggtagtaatatttttcaaaattaagccgtcatatgtctttggagactgtctttttcgaaaacaaatcgtcatttgtttttggtagtaatatttttcaaaattaagccgtcatatgtctttggagactgtctttttcgaaaacggatcgtcatttgtttttggtagtaatatttttcaaaattaagccgtcatatgtctttggagactgtctttttcgaaaacaaatcgtcatttgtttttggtagtaatatttttcaaaattaagccgtcatatgtctttggagactgtctttttcgaaaacgaatcgtcatttgtctttgcaggtgatatttttcaaaattaagtcgccatatgtctttagagactttctttttcgaaaacgaatcgtcatttgtttttggtagtaatatttttcaaaattaagccgtcatatgtctttggagactgtctttttcgaaaacaaatcgtcatttgtttttggtagtaatatttttcaaaattaagccgtcatatgtctttggagactgtctttttcgaaaacaaatcgtcatttgtttttggtagtaatatttttcaaaattaagccgtcatatgtctttggagactgtctttttcgaaaacaaatcgtcatttgtttttggtagtaatatttttcaaaattaagccgtcatatgtctttggagactgtctttttcgaaaacgaatcgtcatttgtctttgcaggtgatatttttcaaaattaagccgtcatatgtctttggagactgtctttttcgaaaacgaatcgtcatttgtctttgcaggtgatatttttcaaaattaagtcgccatatgtctttagagactttctttttcgaaaacgaatcgtcatttgtttttggtagtaatatttttcaaaattaagccgtcatatgtctttggagactgtctttttcgaaaacaaatcgtcatttgtttttggtagtaatatttttcaaaattaagccgtcatatgtctttggagactgtctttttcgaaaacaaatcgtcatttgtttttggtagtaatatttttcaaaattaagccgtcatatgtctttggagactgtctttttcgaaaacaaatcgtcatttgtttttggtagtaatatttttcaaaactaagccgccatatgtctttagagactatgttttttgaaaacgaatcgtcatttgtttttggtagtaatatttttcaaaattaagccgtcatatgtctttggagactgtctttttcgaaaacgaatcgtcatttgtctttgcaggtgatatttttcaaaattaagtcgccatatgtctttagagactttctttttcgaaaacgaatcgtcatttgtttttggt
The sequence above is drawn from the Diorhabda carinulata isolate Delta chromosome 6, icDioCari1.1, whole genome shotgun sequence genome and encodes:
- the LOC130896030 gene encoding ubiquitin-like modifier-activating enzyme 1 isoform X1, coding for MSSAGIPESSIDPPTKKRKLDSNIATPEMANNEASGSSNTADIDEGLYSRQLYVLGHDAMRRMANSDVLISGLSGLGVEIAKNVILGGVKSVTLHDEAVCTIQDLSSQFYLTEADIGKNRAEACCKQLSELNTYVPTKAYVGSLNEDFVKKFSVVVLTVSTRAEQLRIGELTHENNIALIVADTKGLFSQIFCDFGSSFTVVDVNGESPVSAMIADISSDVESIVTCIDDTRHGMEDGDYVTFSEVQGMTELNNCEPIKIKVLGPYTFSIGDTSKFSKYVRGGIVTQVKMPKQLQFKSFKDSLQNPEFVIVDYTKMDQTVQLHLAFTALHQFVEKNGRLPKPWNDEDAAEFVILAKALASNGDSNTEIDCDLLETFAKISSGDLNPMNATVGGIVAQEVMKACSGKFHPIYQWMYFDAIECLPKDKTEITEQLAAPKGTRYDGQIAVFGSEFQKKLAQLKYFVVGAGAIGCELLKNFAMMGIGTEGQVTVTDMDLIEKSNLNRQFLFRPHNVQQSKSATAAKVIKKMNPDINIVAHENRVGPETENVYNDDFFENLDGVANALDNVDARIYMDRRCVYYRKPLLESGTLGTKGNTQVVVPFLSESYSSSQDPPEKSIPICTLKNFPNAIEHTLQWARDMFEGLFKQNAENASQYLTDPDFIDRTLKLPGVQPLEVLESVKSALIDERPKDFNDCVAWARNHWQEQYSNQIRQLLFNFPPDQLTSTGQLFWSGPKRCPEPLTFDVNNPLHLDYVVAAANLKAAVYGIPSNRNRDYVARVVEKVKVPEFVPKSGVKIAETDSQLAMNGSNVDLDRVTQIKEELPSSEELGGLRLTPLEFEKDDDTNFHMDFIVAASNLRAANYKIPSADRHKSKLIAGKIIPAIATTTSVVAGLVCLELYKLARGIESLEPFKNGFVNLALPFFGFSEPIAAPKMEYSGNEWTLWDRFEVQGEMTLREFLEYFKEKHGLEITMLSQGVCMLYSFFMAKAKAQERFGLTMSEVVRRVSKKKLEPHVKALVFELCCNDANGEDVEVPYVKYNLC
- the LOC130896030 gene encoding ubiquitin-like modifier-activating enzyme 1 isoform X2, which translates into the protein MANNEASGSSNTADIDEGLYSRQLYVLGHDAMRRMANSDVLISGLSGLGVEIAKNVILGGVKSVTLHDEAVCTIQDLSSQFYLTEADIGKNRAEACCKQLSELNTYVPTKAYVGSLNEDFVKKFSVVVLTVSTRAEQLRIGELTHENNIALIVADTKGLFSQIFCDFGSSFTVVDVNGESPVSAMIADISSDVESIVTCIDDTRHGMEDGDYVTFSEVQGMTELNNCEPIKIKVLGPYTFSIGDTSKFSKYVRGGIVTQVKMPKQLQFKSFKDSLQNPEFVIVDYTKMDQTVQLHLAFTALHQFVEKNGRLPKPWNDEDAAEFVILAKALASNGDSNTEIDCDLLETFAKISSGDLNPMNATVGGIVAQEVMKACSGKFHPIYQWMYFDAIECLPKDKTEITEQLAAPKGTRYDGQIAVFGSEFQKKLAQLKYFVVGAGAIGCELLKNFAMMGIGTEGQVTVTDMDLIEKSNLNRQFLFRPHNVQQSKSATAAKVIKKMNPDINIVAHENRVGPETENVYNDDFFENLDGVANALDNVDARIYMDRRCVYYRKPLLESGTLGTKGNTQVVVPFLSESYSSSQDPPEKSIPICTLKNFPNAIEHTLQWARDMFEGLFKQNAENASQYLTDPDFIDRTLKLPGVQPLEVLESVKSALIDERPKDFNDCVAWARNHWQEQYSNQIRQLLFNFPPDQLTSTGQLFWSGPKRCPEPLTFDVNNPLHLDYVVAAANLKAAVYGIPSNRNRDYVARVVEKVKVPEFVPKSGVKIAETDSQLAMNGSNVDLDRVTQIKEELPSSEELGGLRLTPLEFEKDDDTNFHMDFIVAASNLRAANYKIPSADRHKSKLIAGKIIPAIATTTSVVAGLVCLELYKLARGIESLEPFKNGFVNLALPFFGFSEPIAAPKMEYSGNEWTLWDRFEVQGEMTLREFLEYFKEKHGLEITMLSQGVCMLYSFFMAKAKAQERFGLTMSEVVRRVSKKKLEPHVKALVFELCCNDANGEDVEVPYVKYNLC